From the genome of Alicyclobacillus sp. SO9:
ATTGGAAACATTCGACGCGCCGTCATGGGCGAATCGTTGGGGACAATTGTGAGGAGGAAAACTCGTGCTTGACAGTGTGATGAAGTCGGCTAAGGACAGAATGGAGAAAGCCGTTGACACATTGCGAAGAGATTTGGTCACTGTGCGTGCAGGGCGCGCAACGCCGAACATGCTTGACAAGATTACAGTAGAGTACTACGGATCCCAGGTGCCTGTAAATCAAGTGGGCAATGTTACCGTACCTGAGCCTCGACAACTGGTGATCACACCGTGGGAAAAGAGTATGCTGTCAGAAATTGAGAAGGCGATTCAGAAGTCGGACTTGGGCATCAACCCGACCAACGATGGCGTTGTTATTCGGCTCATCATACCCGCTTTGACTGAACAGCGCAGGCAAGAGCTGGTGAAACAGGTGCGTAAGATGTCTGAGGAGTCACGAGTTGCGGTCCGAAATATTC
Proteins encoded in this window:
- the frr gene encoding ribosome recycling factor, with translation MKSAKDRMEKAVDTLRRDLVTVRAGRATPNMLDKITVEYYGSQVPVNQVGNVTVPEPRQLVITPWEKSMLSEIEKAIQKSDLGINPTNDGVVIRLIIPALTEQRRQELVKQVRKMSEESRVAVRNIRRDANDDLKKAEKQGDISEDENRRGMEKIQNLTDKYVSEIDSVTRGKEEELTEV